One segment of Tamlana crocina DNA contains the following:
- a CDS encoding energy transducer TonB has translation MKFFKTKHERNSAKLTALITVILVLLLFVVGTKYMDPPEEYGVAVNFGNSNVGSGNVQPLKPVKSEPKEIEEPPQPDVSKAEPVPAKTSEVKEEVLTADNVEEIAIKKQKEAEAKAKAIAEAKAKAEAERIAKEKREQEEKKKKLDALIGGVSKSEGSETGSEGNDNKAGDKGQLDGNPYAPSYFGGQGSGSGGVGYGLNGRGRASFQRLKQDCNESGMVIVKIIVNQSGNVIEATPGVRGTTNTAECLLQPAKKIALSHKWPADPNAPTRQIGFVSVNFQLSQ, from the coding sequence ATGAAGTTTTTTAAAACCAAACACGAAAGAAACTCGGCTAAGTTAACCGCATTGATTACGGTTATTTTAGTGCTGTTGTTGTTTGTTGTTGGTACAAAATATATGGATCCGCCAGAAGAATACGGTGTAGCCGTAAATTTTGGTAATTCAAATGTGGGCAGTGGCAATGTGCAGCCTTTAAAACCTGTAAAATCTGAACCGAAGGAAATTGAAGAGCCCCCGCAGCCCGATGTTTCAAAAGCAGAACCCGTACCTGCTAAAACTTCCGAAGTAAAAGAAGAGGTGCTTACAGCCGATAATGTTGAAGAAATAGCCATAAAAAAACAAAAAGAAGCTGAAGCTAAGGCAAAAGCCATTGCAGAAGCCAAAGCGAAAGCAGAAGCTGAAAGAATCGCGAAGGAAAAGCGCGAACAGGAAGAAAAAAAGAAAAAACTGGATGCGCTAATTGGTGGAGTAAGTAAATCTGAAGGCTCAGAAACGGGTAGTGAAGGCAATGATAATAAAGCAGGAGATAAAGGTCAATTGGACGGCAACCCCTATGCGCCCAGTTATTTTGGCGGACAAGGCTCTGGAAGCGGAGGTGTTGGCTACGGGCTCAATGGCCGCGGAAGGGCTTCTTTCCAAAGGCTTAAACAGGATTGCAATGAATCCGGAATGGTTATCGTAAAAATAATTGTTAACCAAAGTGGCAATGTTATTGAGGCAACCCCAGGGGTCAGAGGAACAACGAACACCGCCGAATGTTTGCTCCAACCAGCTAAAAAAATCGCCCTATCTCACAAATGGCCGGCCGATCCTAACGCGCCTACGCGTCAAATCGGTTTCGTTAGTGTTAACTTCCAACTTAGCCAGTAA
- a CDS encoding biopolymer transporter ExbD, translating into MNFRGRNKVTPEFNMSSMTDIVFLLLIFFMIASTLVTTNAIDILLPKASGKTENKKSVAVSIKKDLTYYIDQKRVGESVLENELLAALSAEEKPTIVLRAEKSVPVENVVKVMDIANRNKFKVILAVKPQ; encoded by the coding sequence ATGAATTTTAGAGGAAGAAATAAAGTTACGCCAGAATTCAATATGTCGTCCATGACGGATATTGTATTCTTGCTGCTTATCTTTTTTATGATTGCTTCTACTTTGGTAACTACCAATGCGATTGATATTTTGTTGCCAAAAGCTAGCGGAAAGACCGAAAACAAAAAATCGGTTGCCGTAAGTATCAAAAAAGATTTGACCTATTATATCGACCAAAAAAGGGTTGGGGAGAGTGTGCTTGAAAATGAATTGTTGGCGGCATTGTCTGCAGAAGAAAAACCCACCATTGTACTTCGCGCGGAAAAATCGGTGCCGGTTGAAAATGTGGTTAAGGTGATGGATATCGCGAACAGAAACAAGTTCAAAGTGATATTGGCCGTAAAACCGCAATAA
- a CDS encoding MotA/TolQ/ExbB proton channel family protein: MQNTQEAAELPLDGESVEKTLSIIELISSGGVAGQVIIAVLFLLLVSAIYIYFERIFAIKAASNVDANFMNQIKDHVSNGKIDSAQMLCAQVNSPVSRLIGKGISRIGKPLADINTAIENAGRLEIYGLEKNISILATISGAAPMIGFLGTVIGMILAIFELANAGGTIQMDVLASGLYTAMTTTVAGLIVGIVAYMAYNHLVVKTDKVVYKMEANSLEFLDHLNEPT, from the coding sequence ATGCAAAATACACAGGAAGCGGCAGAACTGCCACTAGATGGTGAGTCTGTTGAAAAAACATTATCCATTATTGAATTGATTAGTAGTGGAGGCGTGGCCGGACAAGTTATAATAGCTGTTTTGTTTTTATTGCTTGTTAGTGCCATCTATATTTACTTTGAACGCATTTTTGCAATTAAGGCCGCATCGAACGTCGATGCCAATTTCATGAACCAAATAAAGGATCATGTAAGTAATGGCAAAATTGATTCGGCACAAATGCTTTGCGCTCAGGTAAATTCGCCAGTTTCACGCTTAATTGGAAAAGGTATTTCACGAATAGGAAAGCCGTTAGCCGACATCAACACCGCTATTGAAAATGCAGGCCGATTGGAAATTTATGGGCTCGAAAAAAACATCAGTATTCTGGCAACCATTTCGGGCGCAGCGCCCATGATTGGGTTTCTTGGTACGGTAATTGGTATGATTCTAGCCATATTCGAATTGGCCAATGCCGGAGGAACCATTCAAATGGATGTGTTGGCCAGCGGACTTTACACCGCTATGACCACTACGGTTGCGGGTTTAATTGTAGGTATTGTGGCTTATATGGCATACAACCATTTGGTTGTGAAGACCGATAAGGTGGTGTATAAAATGGAGGCCAATTCGTTGGAGTTTTTAGATCACCTAAACGAACCGACTTAA
- the nhaB gene encoding sodium/proton antiporter NhaB: MLKYFLGNSPKWFKLTMISFLIFNVFSFYVLGKTVTSWIFIGEFIFTLAMALKCYPLQSGGLLAIEALVLGLTTPHNAYHEVDQNLEVILLLVFMVAGIYFMKPLLMYIFSKVFTKIKSKLVLSLLFVFLSAVLSAFLDALTVTAVLISVAVGFYGVYHKIHSSETADFNDSGVIDKKELSGDTLEQFRSFLRSLVMHGVVGTALGGVCTLVGEPQNLLIGERMGWDFIQFFLKMAPITIPVLFAGMATTVVLELTGAFGFGAKLPPVVDNIIKNYTEEQDRIRTDKEKYALKVQGIAAVLLITGLALHLAPVGFIGLALIIFQTAFIGIIDEHQLGHAFEEALPFTGLLVVFFVIVAMIHDQHLFSPIIHWALEQNPASQPGLFYLANGVLSAISDNVFVATVYIGEVQEAFKSGAIDREHFEKLAIAINTGTNLPSVATPNGQAAFLFLLTSTLAPLINLSYGKMVKMALPYTIVLGGLGYIMVKMVLV; the protein is encoded by the coding sequence ATGTTGAAATACTTTTTAGGCAACAGTCCCAAATGGTTTAAGTTAACCATGATCAGTTTTTTAATCTTCAATGTGTTTTCCTTTTATGTACTGGGGAAAACGGTAACCTCTTGGATATTTATTGGTGAATTCATTTTTACTTTGGCCATGGCGCTAAAGTGTTACCCATTGCAATCGGGTGGTTTACTGGCCATTGAAGCGTTAGTACTGGGCCTAACAACACCGCATAATGCTTACCATGAAGTGGATCAAAACTTAGAAGTAATCTTGCTACTTGTGTTTATGGTAGCCGGTATTTATTTTATGAAGCCACTGTTAATGTATATTTTCAGTAAGGTGTTCACCAAAATAAAATCGAAATTGGTGCTATCGTTGCTGTTTGTGTTTTTGTCGGCAGTATTGTCGGCTTTTTTGGATGCATTAACGGTAACGGCCGTTTTAATTAGTGTTGCCGTTGGGTTTTATGGTGTTTACCACAAAATTCATTCGAGCGAAACAGCTGATTTTAATGATAGTGGTGTAATAGATAAAAAAGAACTTAGTGGTGACACTTTAGAGCAATTCCGAAGCTTTTTGCGTAGTTTGGTTATGCACGGTGTGGTAGGTACGGCTCTTGGAGGGGTTTGTACTTTGGTAGGTGAACCACAAAACTTATTGATTGGTGAACGTATGGGTTGGGACTTTATTCAGTTTTTCTTAAAGATGGCGCCCATTACCATTCCGGTATTGTTTGCAGGTATGGCAACAACCGTAGTTTTAGAACTAACAGGTGCTTTTGGTTTTGGTGCTAAATTGCCACCTGTTGTGGACAACATCATTAAGAATTATACAGAAGAACAGGACCGTATCCGTACCGATAAGGAAAAGTATGCTTTAAAGGTGCAAGGCATTGCAGCTGTATTACTAATTACTGGTTTAGCATTGCATTTGGCACCAGTAGGTTTTATTGGTTTGGCATTGATTATTTTCCAAACAGCTTTCATTGGGATTATTGACGAGCACCAATTAGGTCATGCCTTCGAGGAAGCATTGCCATTTACGGGTCTTTTGGTTGTATTCTTTGTGATTGTGGCCATGATTCACGATCAGCACTTGTTCAGCCCTATTATTCACTGGGCATTAGAGCAAAATCCAGCTTCACAACCAGGATTATTCTACTTAGCCAACGGGGTGCTTTCTGCTATTAGTGATAACGTTTTTGTGGCAACCGTTTATATTGGTGAAGTACAGGAGGCTTTTAAAAGTGGCGCTATCGATAGAGAGCATTTCGAAAAATTGGCCATAGCCATTAACACAGGTACTAACTTGCCTAGTGTGGCAACACCAAACGGACAGGCCGCGTTTTTGTTCTTGTTAACGTCAACTTTAGCACCACTTATTAATCTGTCCTATGGGAAAATGGTAAAAATGGCCTTGCCTTATACCATAGTTTTAGGAGGATTGGGATATATTATGGTAAAAATGGTATTAGTATAA
- a CDS encoding Glu/Leu/Phe/Val dehydrogenase dimerization domain-containing protein produces the protein MKELLKKYENKAPEIVFNWKDPETEAEGWTVINSLRGGAAGGGTRMREGLDMNEVLSLAKTMEIKFTVSGPSIGGAKSGINFNPNDPRKKGVLERWYAAVSPLLKSYYGTGGDLNVDETHEVIPITEESGVWHPQEGVFNGHFKPTEADKINRIGQLRQGVIKVIENPDYSPNVSRKYTIADMITGFGVAEAVKQYYHIYGGSVVGKRAVVQGFGNVGAAAAFYLSQMGAKIVGIIDAGGGLINEDGFSFEEIKDLFLAKKGNTLVAENLIPFTEINKKIWSLQTEIFAPCAASRLITIHQIDKMIDSGLEVISCGANVPFADKEIFFGPIMEHTDYKVSLIPDFISNCGMARVFAYFMERKVQMTDEAIFYDTSKRIKEAIQNIYNNNKSKTGMSATAYQIALNQLI, from the coding sequence ATGAAAGAATTATTAAAAAAGTACGAAAATAAAGCTCCCGAAATTGTTTTTAACTGGAAGGATCCGGAAACGGAAGCTGAAGGTTGGACAGTAATCAATTCATTACGGGGCGGTGCTGCTGGCGGAGGAACACGAATGCGTGAAGGGCTGGATATGAACGAGGTGCTGTCGCTGGCAAAAACCATGGAAATTAAATTTACGGTTTCCGGTCCGTCCATTGGAGGTGCTAAATCGGGCATTAATTTCAACCCGAACGACCCTAGGAAAAAAGGGGTGTTGGAGCGTTGGTACGCAGCAGTGTCTCCTTTATTGAAAAGCTATTACGGCACGGGTGGCGATTTAAATGTTGATGAAACCCACGAGGTGATACCCATCACTGAGGAGAGCGGTGTTTGGCATCCGCAGGAAGGGGTATTCAATGGGCATTTTAAGCCAACCGAAGCCGATAAAATAAATAGAATTGGACAGTTACGCCAAGGAGTGATTAAGGTGATTGAAAACCCAGATTACTCGCCCAATGTGTCTAGGAAATATACCATTGCCGATATGATTACCGGTTTTGGGGTGGCCGAGGCCGTAAAGCAATATTACCATATTTACGGCGGGTCGGTAGTTGGAAAACGCGCCGTTGTACAGGGTTTTGGAAATGTGGGAGCGGCTGCAGCGTTTTATTTGTCTCAAATGGGAGCCAAGATTGTAGGGATAATCGATGCTGGTGGCGGATTGATAAATGAGGATGGTTTTTCGTTTGAAGAGATAAAGGATTTGTTTCTTGCCAAAAAAGGAAATACATTAGTCGCCGAAAATTTAATTCCGTTTACGGAAATCAATAAAAAAATATGGTCGTTGCAAACCGAAATCTTTGCGCCTTGTGCGGCATCGCGATTAATAACCATCCATCAAATAGACAAAATGATTGATAGTGGTTTAGAGGTGATATCTTGCGGAGCTAATGTACCTTTTGCCGATAAGGAAATTTTCTTTGGGCCAATAATGGAACATACTGATTACAAAGTAAGCTTAATTCCCGATTTTATTTCAAACTGTGGTATGGCCAGGGTGTTTGCCTATTTTATGGAGCGTAAAGTGCAAATGACCGATGAGGCCATTTTTTATGATACTTCAAAACGAATTAAAGAAGCAATACAAAATATTTACAATAACAATAAATCAAAAACAGGAATGAGCGCTACCGCATATCAAATAGCGCTTAACCAACTTATTTAA
- a CDS encoding anhydro-N-acetylmuramic acid kinase — MVKNEYHVVGVMSGTSLDGIDLVEVKFYFDGLWRFEMLNSETLPYPEKWQETLATLVSCSMEELSKIDADYTEYLAGVIKTFIQKHEIENLDAVCSHGHTALHQPEKKLTLQIGNLPKLAKLLNETVVCDFRVQDVELGGQGAPLVPIGDRLLFSEFDYCLNLGGFANISTEIHEERIAYDICPVNIVLNHYVRKLNLDFDDGGKIASTGNINTSLLEELNRLQFYAENPPKSLGLEWVKKEILPVIDGYDLEIKNILRTVVEHIAIQITSEVTSKKEATVLITGGGAYNQCLVDRIRSLSSQKIVIPEKKLVEFKEALIFGFLGVLKLRNEVNCLKSVTGALKNHSSGKIFWS, encoded by the coding sequence ATGGTAAAAAATGAATATCACGTTGTAGGGGTCATGTCTGGCACCTCGTTGGATGGCATCGATTTGGTTGAGGTCAAATTTTATTTTGATGGGTTATGGCGTTTTGAAATGCTGAATTCGGAAACACTTCCGTACCCTGAAAAATGGCAGGAAACATTAGCGACGTTAGTGTCGTGCTCAATGGAAGAACTGTCTAAAATTGATGCCGATTACACCGAATATTTGGCGGGTGTTATTAAAACATTTATACAAAAGCATGAAATAGAAAACCTTGACGCGGTATGTTCGCACGGGCATACGGCATTGCATCAACCCGAAAAAAAACTCACACTTCAAATTGGGAATCTTCCTAAATTGGCCAAATTGTTGAACGAAACGGTGGTGTGCGATTTTAGGGTACAGGATGTGGAGCTGGGCGGACAGGGAGCACCGTTGGTTCCGATTGGCGACCGATTGTTGTTTTCAGAATTTGATTATTGTTTGAACTTGGGCGGTTTTGCCAATATTTCCACCGAAATTCATGAAGAACGGATTGCTTACGATATTTGTCCCGTAAACATCGTGTTGAACCACTATGTTCGAAAATTGAATCTTGATTTTGATGACGGCGGAAAAATCGCTTCAACGGGAAACATAAATACTTCGCTTTTAGAAGAATTGAATAGGCTTCAGTTTTATGCTGAAAATCCACCGAAATCTTTGGGTTTGGAATGGGTGAAAAAAGAAATCCTCCCTGTAATTGATGGCTATGATTTGGAAATAAAAAATATTCTGAGAACGGTTGTAGAGCATATCGCGATTCAAATCACTTCAGAAGTCACTTCAAAAAAAGAAGCTACCGTTTTAATTACCGGCGGCGGTGCTTACAATCAATGTTTAGTGGACAGAATTCGGTCGCTTTCCAGCCAAAAAATAGTCATTCCCGAAAAGAAGTTGGTCGAATTTAAGGAAGCTCTCATATTTGGGTTTCTGGGTGTGTTAAAACTGCGCAACGAAGTCAATTGCCTTAAAAGCGTAACCGGTGCGTTAAAAAATCACAGTTCAGGTAAGATTTTTTGGTCTTAA
- a CDS encoding acyl-CoA dehydrogenase — MNFNLSEEHKLIRDAARDFAQNELLPGVIERDEKQHFPKELVKKMGDLGFMGVMVDPKYGGSGMDTISYVLIMEELSKIDASASVIVSVNNSLVCYGLEAYGTEEQKEKYLTKLATGEFVGAFCLSEPEAGSDATSQRTTAIDKGDHYLINGTKNWITNGGRADVYIVIAQTDRDKGSHGINAFIIEKGIEGFHIGPKEDKLGIRGSDTHTLQFNDVKVPKTQRIGPNGSGFRFAMKTLSGGRIGIAAQALGIAGGAYELALKYSKQRKAFGTEICNHQAIAFKLADMYTDIEAARMLVMKAAWDKDQGQSYDKSSAMAKLYASQVAMDHTVEAVQIHGGNGFVKEYHVERLMRDAKITQIYEGTSEIQKIVISRSLIRE; from the coding sequence ATGAATTTCAACCTTTCCGAAGAACATAAATTAATTCGTGATGCCGCTCGCGATTTTGCCCAAAACGAATTACTGCCCGGCGTTATTGAGCGCGATGAAAAACAACATTTCCCAAAAGAATTAGTCAAAAAAATGGGGGATTTGGGTTTTATGGGCGTTATGGTCGACCCGAAATACGGCGGCAGCGGCATGGACACGATTTCGTATGTGTTGATCATGGAAGAGTTATCTAAAATTGACGCCTCGGCCTCGGTGATTGTTTCGGTTAATAATTCGTTGGTATGCTACGGTTTAGAAGCCTACGGTACCGAAGAACAGAAAGAGAAATACCTCACCAAGCTGGCCACTGGCGAATTTGTTGGCGCTTTCTGTTTAAGCGAACCCGAAGCGGGCAGCGATGCTACTTCGCAACGCACCACGGCTATCGACAAAGGCGACCACTACCTCATTAACGGCACCAAAAACTGGATTACCAATGGCGGCCGCGCCGATGTATATATCGTGATTGCGCAAACCGACCGCGACAAAGGTTCGCACGGCATCAACGCGTTTATTATTGAAAAAGGCATCGAAGGGTTTCACATTGGTCCGAAAGAAGATAAATTGGGCATCCGTGGCAGCGACACGCATACACTACAGTTTAATGATGTAAAAGTGCCAAAAACGCAACGTATTGGCCCCAATGGTTCGGGATTCCGATTTGCGATGAAAACCCTTTCTGGCGGACGTATTGGTATTGCGGCACAGGCTTTGGGCATTGCCGGCGGGGCTTACGAACTCGCCCTTAAATATTCGAAACAACGGAAAGCTTTTGGTACCGAAATTTGCAATCACCAAGCCATTGCGTTTAAGTTGGCCGATATGTACACCGATATTGAGGCCGCCCGAATGTTGGTCATGAAAGCGGCATGGGACAAAGACCAAGGCCAAAGCTACGACAAAAGCAGTGCCATGGCCAAACTGTACGCTTCGCAAGTAGCTATGGACCACACCGTTGAAGCCGTTCAAATACACGGCGGTAACGGTTTTGTTAAGGAATACCACGTGGAACGCCTCATGCGCGATGCTAAAATCACCCAGATTTATGAGGGCACTTCTGAAATACAGAAAATTGTGATTTCGCGGAGTTTGATTCGGGAGTAG
- a CDS encoding CopG family transcriptional regulator, giving the protein MARQSISFTKPNDDWLKDQVDNKEYSSKSELVNDLIRQARKQQAEIDWIRAKLDKAEKNGFTEDSKDDILAQSKSLLNG; this is encoded by the coding sequence ATGGCACGACAAAGTATTTCATTTACCAAACCGAACGACGATTGGCTAAAAGACCAAGTGGACAACAAAGAATATTCCAGCAAAAGCGAATTGGTAAACGACTTGATAAGGCAAGCCCGAAAGCAACAAGCGGAAATCGATTGGATTCGCGCCAAATTGGATAAAGCCGAAAAAAACGGATTTACCGAAGACAGCAAAGACGACATTTTAGCCCAATCAAAGTCTTTGCTAAATGGCTAA
- a CDS encoding type II toxin-antitoxin system RelE/ParE family toxin, with protein MAKYRLSNEAKNDLIRIHHYDVKKFGTHQADKYFESFFKYFDIIAERPFSFESFDYLKKGYRRCVCGVDSIYFKMNDNTVEIMLLWNDKT; from the coding sequence ATGGCTAAATACCGGCTGAGCAATGAAGCCAAAAATGACTTAATCCGTATTCATCATTACGATGTCAAAAAGTTTGGAACACATCAAGCCGACAAATATTTTGAATCCTTTTTCAAATACTTCGACATTATTGCGGAACGGCCGTTTTCCTTCGAGTCCTTTGATTATCTCAAAAAAGGATACAGACGCTGTGTTTGCGGAGTGGACAGTATTTATTTCAAAATGAATGACAACACGGTAGAAATCATGCTATTGTGGAACGACAAGACTTGA
- a CDS encoding arsenosugar biosynthesis-associated peroxidase-like protein — protein sequence MQKTYYDPSDLKKFGKISEWSPELGEKFFEYYNSVFKEGALTEREKSLIALAVAHTEQCPYCIDAYTQDGLQRGITKEEMMEALHVGAAIKGGASLVHGVQMMNKVNKLDM from the coding sequence ATGCAAAAAACATACTACGATCCTTCCGATTTAAAAAAATTCGGAAAAATTAGCGAGTGGAGTCCCGAGTTGGGCGAAAAATTCTTCGAGTATTACAACTCGGTTTTTAAAGAAGGTGCACTCACCGAACGCGAAAAATCATTAATCGCCCTTGCTGTGGCGCACACCGAGCAATGCCCTTATTGCATCGATGCCTACACACAAGACGGACTGCAACGTGGCATTACCAAAGAAGAAATGATGGAAGCCCTGCACGTTGGCGCGGCCATTAAAGGTGGTGCATCGCTGGTTCACGGCGTGCAAATGATGAATAAAGTGAATAAGTTGGATATGTAA
- the arsS gene encoding arsenosugar biosynthesis radical SAM (seleno)protein ArsS (Some members of this family are selenoproteins.), with amino-acid sequence MIKSLHKRNSDLAKSNKQLEILSNGIFQNGDLPTFKDKISETNQFPLKAKKLEILQINVGYMCNQVCTHCHVDAGPDRKEIMTRDTMQQCLEVIKNTSAHTLDLTGGAPEMNPNFRWFVEEASKAGIKDFIVRSNLTIIRANKKYYDLPDFFKKHNVHVVSSMPHWTRGKTDKQRGDGVFNASVEALKMLNDVGYGMPNSNLKLDLVYNPSGAFLPANQTTMEKDFKKALKEDFNIQFHNLFAITNLPISRFLDYLIASENYEDYMYALVEAYNPAAVKNVMCTNTLSVSWDGYLYDCDFNQMLELPVNSKVKHISDFNEDLLEGRNIVISQHCYGCTAGAGSSCQGSVA; translated from the coding sequence ATGATCAAATCCCTACACAAGCGCAACAGCGATTTAGCAAAAAGCAACAAACAGTTGGAAATCTTATCGAACGGTATATTTCAAAATGGCGATTTGCCAACTTTTAAAGATAAAATTTCCGAGACGAACCAATTTCCGTTAAAAGCAAAAAAACTGGAAATCCTTCAAATAAATGTAGGTTATATGTGCAACCAAGTTTGTACGCATTGCCACGTTGATGCTGGGCCAGACCGCAAAGAAATCATGACGCGCGACACCATGCAGCAATGTTTGGAAGTGATAAAAAACACGAGCGCACATACTTTAGATTTAACCGGCGGTGCTCCAGAAATGAATCCCAATTTTAGGTGGTTTGTTGAAGAAGCTTCAAAAGCGGGCATCAAAGATTTTATTGTACGCTCCAACCTCACCATCATCCGCGCCAATAAAAAATATTACGATTTACCCGATTTTTTTAAAAAACACAATGTACACGTTGTGAGCTCGATGCCACACTGGACACGCGGAAAAACCGACAAACAGCGTGGCGATGGTGTTTTCAACGCCTCTGTCGAAGCTTTAAAAATGCTGAACGATGTTGGCTATGGCATGCCCAATAGCAACTTAAAATTGGATTTAGTTTACAATCCCTCCGGTGCGTTTTTGCCAGCCAATCAAACTACAATGGAAAAAGATTTTAAAAAGGCTTTAAAGGAAGATTTCAATATTCAATTTCATAATTTATTCGCTATCACCAACCTACCCATTTCCAGATTTTTAGATTATTTGATTGCTTCTGAAAACTACGAAGATTATATGTACGCTTTGGTTGAGGCTTACAATCCGGCTGCGGTAAAAAACGTGATGTGCACAAACACCCTTTCCGTAAGTTGGGACGGCTATTTATACGATTGTGATTTTAACCAAATGCTGGAATTACCCGTAAACAGTAAGGTTAAGCACATTTCAGATTTCAATGAAGACCTATTGGAAGGACGCAACATTGTTATTTCACAACACTGCTACGGTTGCACGGCTGGCGCCGGAAGCAGTTGCCAAGGTTCGGTAGCTTAA
- a CDS encoding TIGR04282 family arsenosugar biosynthesis glycosyltransferase translates to MKKELVIVFVKNTQLGKVKTRLAKTIGDEAALTVYSELVKVTENAVKHLDADVQIHFSKHIEKLGWNGFLKTIQQGEDLGERMYNAFQNGFSEGYERIVLIGSDLPDISEKHICQAFERLKENNAVFGPAEDGGYYLVGLNQMRRSIFENKPWSQPQLLAETTTELKQNNISFTTLETLNDIDTFEDLVTSKFYQNNNALQEKIKQIHD, encoded by the coding sequence ATGAAAAAAGAACTGGTTATTGTTTTTGTAAAAAACACCCAACTTGGCAAAGTAAAGACCCGATTAGCCAAAACCATTGGCGATGAAGCCGCTCTAACCGTCTATTCTGAATTAGTTAAAGTGACTGAAAACGCCGTAAAACATTTGGATGCCGACGTTCAAATTCATTTTTCAAAACACATTGAAAAACTCGGTTGGAATGGATTTTTAAAAACTATTCAACAAGGTGAAGATTTGGGCGAACGCATGTACAATGCTTTTCAAAATGGTTTTTCAGAAGGTTATGAGCGTATTGTACTCATTGGTTCCGATTTACCCGATATTTCAGAAAAACACATCTGCCAAGCTTTTGAAAGATTAAAAGAAAACAATGCTGTTTTTGGCCCTGCCGAAGATGGCGGCTATTACCTTGTAGGACTCAACCAAATGCGCCGTTCCATTTTTGAAAACAAACCATGGAGCCAGCCTCAACTCTTAGCAGAAACCACCACAGAACTAAAGCAAAACAACATAAGTTTTACTACTTTAGAAACCTTAAACGATATTGATACTTTTGAAGATTTAGTGACTTCAAAATTTTATCAAAACAACAACGCATTACAAGAAAAAATCAAGCAAATCCATGATTAA